One window from the genome of Acidobacteriota bacterium encodes:
- a CDS encoding P1 family peptidase produces MLLVLSIVAAPVAGQERVRARHLGVAPGVFRTGPVNAITDVAGVRVGHVTVIEGDDVRTGVTAILPHEGNPFRERVPAALHVGNGYGKLLGATQLRELGELETPILLTCTLCVWKAADAMTEWMLARPGMADVGSINPVVGETNDGALNAIRRRPIRAEHVQQALETASGGPVAEGSVGAGTGTVAFGWKGGIGTSSRVLPASLGGWTVGVLVQSNFGGVLQVLGAPVGKALGQYAFKDAVDTDGGDGSIMIVVATDAPLSDRNLERLAARGIMGLARTGSSASNGSGDYVLAFSTSRNVRRLPITERNSGRVALQRTVADLTNDAMSGLFQAVVEATEEAIYNSLFMATDVTGNGRTIRAIPLDNVRRVLEQHAVGR; encoded by the coding sequence ATGCTTCTCGTCCTGTCCATCGTCGCGGCACCCGTGGCCGGGCAGGAGCGGGTGCGAGCGCGTCATCTCGGGGTGGCGCCTGGCGTATTCCGGACGGGGCCGGTCAACGCGATCACCGACGTCGCCGGGGTGCGCGTGGGTCACGTGACGGTCATCGAGGGAGACGATGTCAGGACCGGCGTGACGGCGATCCTGCCGCATGAAGGCAATCCCTTCCGCGAGCGCGTGCCGGCAGCGCTGCACGTGGGCAACGGATACGGGAAGCTGCTCGGCGCCACGCAGCTCCGTGAGCTTGGTGAACTCGAGACGCCGATCCTCCTCACGTGCACGCTCTGCGTCTGGAAGGCCGCCGACGCGATGACCGAGTGGATGCTGGCGCGGCCCGGCATGGCCGACGTCGGGTCCATCAACCCCGTGGTTGGCGAAACCAACGACGGCGCCCTCAATGCGATCCGTCGGCGGCCCATCCGCGCCGAGCACGTGCAGCAAGCGCTCGAGACGGCTAGCGGCGGACCGGTGGCCGAAGGGTCCGTCGGCGCGGGGACGGGCACCGTCGCGTTCGGGTGGAAGGGCGGCATCGGCACCTCGTCGCGCGTGCTGCCGGCGTCGCTGGGCGGGTGGACGGTCGGCGTGCTGGTGCAGTCCAACTTCGGCGGCGTGCTGCAGGTGCTCGGTGCGCCCGTCGGCAAGGCGCTCGGCCAGTACGCCTTCAAGGATGCCGTCGACACGGATGGTGGCGATGGTTCGATCATGATCGTCGTCGCCACCGACGCGCCGCTGTCGGACCGCAACCTCGAGCGGCTCGCCGCGCGCGGCATCATGGGACTCGCCCGGACCGGCTCGTCAGCTTCGAACGGCAGCGGCGACTACGTGCTCGCGTTCTCGACGTCTCGAAACGTGCGTCGGCTGCCGATTACGGAAAGGAACTCGGGGCGAGTGGCGCTCCAGCGCACCGTGGCCGATCTGACCAACGACGCGATGTCGGGCCTGTTCCAGGCGGTGGTGGAAGCCACGGAGGAAGCGATCTACAACTCGCTCTTCATGGCCACGGATGTCACAGGCAACGGACGCACCATCCGCGCCATCCCGCTCGACAACGTCCGGCGAGTCCTCGAGCAGCACGCCGTGGGCAGATGA
- a CDS encoding starvation-sensing protein RspA, with the protein MKRRDVLRALTTAPVAGGAWLADTAVLAQAPAVPPAPRGLPPIRIKDVQTILTAPNGIRLVVVKVITDQPGLHGWGCATFTQRALVVKTAIDEYLRPFLIGRRVDEIEDIWQSSYVSSYWRNGPVLFNAMSGIDIALWDILGKRASLPLYQLLGGKVRHGADCYYHASGRDFAEVTENARKGMAQGFRHVRVQGGVPGLATYGARSDVAVRGSADEPVGPTNPRAIWESGGYVRMLPKLFAHLRTELGDEVQLLHDVHERVQLMEAINLCRALEPFNLFFLEDPFPPEDNGWFRQLRQQTSVPLAMGELFNTVQEYLPLISERLIDFIRIHISQIGGLTPARKVAALSEFFGVRTAWHGPGDASPVAHAAQLALELATYNFGIHEGGAFPAETREVFKGAPEQKDGYMVANDAPGHGVEVDEAVAAKFPFKPGPPNFDYSWGTTRRRDGTVIRP; encoded by the coding sequence ATGAAAAGACGAGACGTGCTCCGCGCGCTGACGACAGCTCCGGTGGCCGGAGGCGCATGGCTTGCCGACACGGCGGTCCTCGCACAAGCACCGGCGGTACCACCTGCCCCGCGCGGTCTGCCACCGATTCGCATCAAGGACGTCCAGACCATCCTGACGGCCCCCAACGGCATCCGGCTGGTCGTGGTGAAGGTGATCACCGATCAACCCGGCCTGCACGGCTGGGGCTGCGCCACGTTCACGCAGCGTGCGCTCGTCGTGAAGACCGCGATTGACGAGTACCTGCGACCGTTCCTCATCGGCCGGCGCGTGGACGAGATCGAGGACATCTGGCAGTCGTCGTACGTCAGCTCGTACTGGCGCAATGGTCCCGTGCTCTTCAACGCGATGAGCGGCATCGACATCGCCCTGTGGGACATCCTCGGCAAGCGCGCGAGCCTGCCGTTGTATCAGCTGCTCGGCGGCAAGGTGCGTCACGGGGCCGACTGCTACTACCACGCGAGCGGGCGCGATTTCGCGGAAGTCACGGAGAACGCACGCAAGGGCATGGCGCAGGGCTTCCGCCACGTCCGCGTGCAGGGCGGCGTGCCGGGCCTTGCCACATATGGCGCCCGCAGCGACGTCGCCGTGCGCGGATCGGCCGACGAGCCTGTCGGCCCCACCAATCCGCGGGCGATCTGGGAGTCGGGCGGATACGTCCGCATGCTGCCGAAGCTCTTCGCGCACCTGCGCACCGAGCTCGGCGACGAGGTGCAGTTGCTGCACGACGTCCACGAGCGCGTGCAGCTCATGGAAGCGATCAACCTGTGCCGGGCGCTCGAGCCCTTCAACCTGTTCTTCCTCGAGGATCCGTTCCCGCCCGAAGACAACGGATGGTTCCGTCAGCTGCGCCAGCAGACCAGCGTGCCGCTGGCGATGGGAGAGTTGTTCAACACCGTGCAGGAGTACCTGCCGCTCATCTCGGAGCGATTGATCGACTTCATCCGCATCCACATCTCGCAGATCGGCGGTCTCACGCCGGCGCGCAAGGTGGCGGCGCTGTCGGAGTTCTTCGGCGTCCGCACGGCGTGGCACGGCCCCGGCGACGCGTCGCCCGTGGCGCACGCCGCGCAGCTCGCGCTCGAACTCGCGACGTACAACTTCGGCATCCACGAAGGCGGCGCGTTCCCCGCGGAGACGCGTGAGGTGTTCAAGGGCGCGCCCGAGCAGAAGGATGGCTACATGGTGGCCAACGACGCGCCGGGACACGGCGTGGAGGTGGACGAGGCGGTGGCCGCGAAGTTCCCGTTCAAGCCGGGACCACCGAACTTCGACTACTCATGGGGCACGACGCGGCGGCGCGACGGAACCGTGATTCGCCCATGA
- a CDS encoding CHAT domain-containing protein, with the protein MPTIVRPSGVTVQGGDALVVRAAQTVRVRQLEDVTARKLDFVDAIPLATTPTRTETARRRGARAGAGPATAGDIHITVPVGPGESAVILLERDSAHEWLVDGDEEPGSRSLRFTVAAAATAPLVAYVFRFTPRAERVVTLRCTQPASGALVEIRQSTAPWVVVERPTYEGGQPVVYHYAHPTSLALEWLDRARTDADATVFEAFELRETRKSRVARAGHDVTPVALDPGQSPVILEYHGGSAYRTVVLDSQGDAVDVIDAVESQAMMSGAEPPASDGEVLESLPSTAARRRRSRGAATPPPSAPPTPRSAPVPRGGAIPPPPPPPAATPPAATPSSRPASATKTVDCHFRAETDAEYVVQHTHTVAVTIAREVLQATAGRATAGGSAKVKASKPLIVECMPMLRVAMVDPDDARVRIPVPEPGTPVKLQFDLIAQEIGDAEVRVQVRQGPLPLVTLTLRPSIAAARSGAPHPCRDEGDVESMPSTFPRAVDELRVIQMRPTGSSTQYRYELRLPSKRIQRAFESKVLDTDPAEYIATIHRNIEDRWTQFRSEQAAFMRDLRAIGEEMFEALFPLELRLLLWAHRDTIGSVQVLSSEPFVPWELVYVSDPNDRRSTGAFLGELGVVRWLVSNYPPETLRLRKGKARYVVPAYPQPDTLPAAEDEIAMITDRFGATAVSAEAEAIYRLVETPGQFDLLHIACHGEANSADIGTARLRMPGRRRSDGSMSEEDVMARTIARSADLVDGDHQPIVVLNACQSGRAGYTLDGIGGFAQAFVDRGAGVFIGSSWSVGDGAALSFIEEFYARFLSDDAPEPLAQAAVAARRKAREEGDATWLAYVVYGHPRARVKRMTT; encoded by the coding sequence ATGCCGACGATTGTCAGACCGTCCGGCGTCACCGTCCAAGGCGGTGATGCGCTCGTGGTCCGGGCCGCTCAGACCGTGCGCGTGCGTCAGTTGGAGGACGTCACCGCGCGGAAACTCGACTTCGTCGACGCGATACCGCTGGCCACCACTCCGACGCGCACCGAGACCGCGCGCCGACGCGGCGCGCGCGCCGGCGCGGGGCCCGCCACGGCTGGCGACATCCACATCACCGTTCCCGTGGGTCCCGGCGAGTCGGCAGTGATTCTGTTGGAACGCGACAGCGCGCACGAATGGCTCGTCGACGGCGACGAGGAGCCCGGATCGCGCAGCCTGCGATTCACCGTGGCCGCCGCAGCGACGGCACCCCTCGTGGCCTATGTGTTCCGCTTCACCCCACGCGCCGAACGCGTGGTGACCCTTCGCTGTACGCAACCCGCCTCCGGTGCGCTGGTCGAGATCCGGCAGTCGACGGCACCGTGGGTCGTCGTCGAACGCCCGACGTACGAGGGTGGCCAGCCCGTTGTGTATCACTACGCGCACCCGACGTCCCTGGCACTCGAGTGGCTCGACCGTGCGCGGACCGATGCCGACGCCACGGTCTTCGAGGCGTTCGAACTCAGGGAGACCCGGAAGTCGCGCGTGGCGCGTGCGGGCCACGACGTCACGCCTGTCGCGCTCGATCCCGGGCAGTCGCCGGTGATCCTCGAGTACCACGGCGGCAGTGCGTATCGCACCGTCGTGCTCGACAGTCAGGGCGATGCCGTCGACGTGATCGACGCCGTCGAGTCGCAGGCCATGATGAGTGGCGCCGAACCGCCGGCATCCGACGGCGAGGTGCTGGAGTCGCTGCCCTCGACGGCTGCACGCCGGCGACGATCTCGAGGCGCGGCGACGCCACCACCGAGCGCACCGCCCACCCCGCGAAGTGCGCCCGTGCCGCGCGGCGGTGCCATCCCGCCGCCCCCGCCCCCCCCGGCGGCGACACCCCCCGCGGCGACACCCTCGTCGAGGCCGGCCTCTGCAACGAAGACCGTCGACTGCCACTTCCGCGCGGAGACAGACGCCGAATACGTGGTGCAGCACACACACACGGTCGCGGTGACCATCGCACGCGAGGTCCTTCAGGCGACTGCCGGTCGTGCGACAGCCGGCGGTTCGGCGAAGGTCAAGGCCAGCAAACCGCTCATCGTCGAATGCATGCCGATGCTGCGCGTGGCCATGGTCGATCCTGACGATGCGCGTGTACGGATCCCGGTGCCGGAACCGGGCACACCCGTGAAGCTGCAGTTCGACCTCATTGCACAGGAGATCGGCGACGCGGAAGTGCGTGTGCAGGTGCGACAGGGACCACTTCCGCTCGTCACGCTGACGTTGAGGCCCTCGATCGCCGCCGCGCGCAGCGGTGCGCCACATCCGTGTCGCGACGAAGGCGACGTCGAGTCGATGCCGTCCACGTTCCCGCGCGCCGTCGACGAACTGCGCGTGATCCAGATGCGGCCGACGGGCTCGAGCACCCAGTACCGCTACGAACTGCGGCTGCCGAGCAAGCGCATCCAGCGCGCCTTCGAATCGAAGGTGCTGGACACGGACCCGGCGGAGTACATCGCGACAATCCACAGGAACATCGAGGATAGATGGACGCAGTTCCGCAGCGAGCAGGCGGCATTCATGCGCGACCTCAGGGCCATCGGCGAGGAGATGTTCGAAGCCCTGTTCCCGCTGGAACTGCGCCTGCTGCTGTGGGCGCATCGCGACACGATCGGCAGCGTGCAGGTGCTCTCGTCGGAACCGTTCGTGCCGTGGGAGCTCGTCTACGTGTCCGATCCCAACGATCGCAGGAGCACGGGGGCGTTCCTCGGTGAGCTCGGCGTCGTGAGGTGGCTGGTCAGCAACTACCCGCCCGAAACGCTCAGGCTGCGAAAAGGCAAGGCGCGCTACGTGGTACCGGCGTATCCGCAGCCGGACACGCTTCCTGCCGCGGAGGACGAGATCGCCATGATCACCGATCGCTTCGGCGCGACGGCCGTCTCCGCCGAAGCGGAGGCGATCTACCGACTCGTGGAAACGCCGGGACAGTTCGATCTGCTGCACATCGCGTGTCACGGCGAGGCCAACTCCGCTGACATCGGCACGGCACGGCTCAGGATGCCCGGACGACGGCGCAGCGATGGGTCGATGAGCGAAGAGGACGTGATGGCGCGGACCATCGCGCGCAGCGCGGACCTCGTCGACGGCGACCATCAGCCGATCGTGGTGCTCAACGCGTGTCAGAGCGGCAGGGCCGGCTACACGCTCGACGGCATCGGCGGCTTCGCGCAGGCGTTCGTCGATCGCGGCGCCGGCGTGTTCATCGGATCGAGCTGGTCGGTTGGCGATGGCGCGGCGCTCTCCTTCATCGAGGAGTTCTACGCGCGGTTCCTGAGCGACGATGCGCCGGAGCCGCTGGCGCAGGCGGCTGTTGCCGCACGACGCAAGGCGCGCGAGGAGGGCGACGCCACATGGCTCGCGTACGTGGTGTACGGCCATCCGCGCGCGAGAGTGAAGAGGATGACGACATGA
- a CDS encoding DUF1080 domain-containing protein — translation MYVRSTLTVVAVVAVISFTAAREAVAQSASPAARPGFTTLFNGKDLSGWRGRPGGGGVFSPYVEAKFTPEERAAKQAEWNADRDKHWSVDAATGELVSDGHGVHLATIDPYGDFEFLVDWKFTTPGADSGIYLRSYPQVQFWDPGNPREQKNGAEKGSGGLWNNNPDNPGRWPLVKADKPIGEWNTLAVRMVGTRVWVTLNGQQVVIGQVLDNFFDRTQPVLPTGSIELQTHGAEVRFRNIYVREIPKAEGEKLLATVK, via the coding sequence ATGTACGTTCGTTCCACGCTGACCGTTGTGGCGGTCGTGGCTGTCATCTCGTTCACCGCGGCGCGCGAGGCCGTGGCGCAATCCGCGTCGCCGGCGGCGCGACCCGGCTTCACGACGCTGTTCAACGGCAAGGACCTGAGTGGCTGGCGGGGCAGGCCTGGCGGGGGCGGCGTGTTCAGTCCCTACGTCGAGGCGAAGTTCACGCCGGAGGAACGCGCGGCCAAGCAGGCCGAGTGGAATGCCGATCGCGACAAGCACTGGAGCGTCGACGCCGCGACCGGCGAACTCGTATCCGACGGCCACGGCGTGCACCTGGCGACGATCGATCCCTACGGCGACTTCGAGTTCCTCGTGGACTGGAAGTTCACCACGCCTGGCGCCGACTCGGGCATCTATCTGCGCAGCTATCCGCAGGTGCAGTTCTGGGATCCCGGCAACCCGCGCGAGCAGAAAAACGGTGCCGAGAAGGGCTCCGGCGGCCTGTGGAACAACAACCCCGACAATCCGGGCCGCTGGCCGCTCGTGAAGGCCGACAAGCCGATCGGCGAGTGGAACACGCTGGCGGTCAGGATGGTCGGCACGCGCGTGTGGGTCACGCTCAACGGGCAGCAGGTCGTGATTGGCCAGGTGCTCGACAACTTCTTCGATCGCACGCAGCCCGTGCTGCCGACGGGATCGATCGAACTCCAGACGCACGGCGCCGAAGTGCGCTTCCGCAACATCTACGTGCGAGAGATTCCGAAGGCCGAGGGCGAGAAACTGCTCGCGACCGTCAAGTAG
- a CDS encoding response regulator transcription factor, with protein sequence MSHILVVEDEPHLAMGLRFNLEADGHAVTLVGDGEAALAHLAEPSRQFDTIVLDVMLPGIDGFDVTRTLRDRGDYVPILMLTARGRPEDVLRGFDAGVDDYLTKPFELPILLARVRGLLRRSTWARTPPPEPQPEVYHFAGNTFDPSTLELRVGTLPYHLTAMEADLLLYLLRNAGRIVSRKAILEDVWDLHEDTDTRAIDNFIVRLRRFLNEDPTQPRHVVTVRGVGYRFIAEPHVPARTEAPGATRESPRDAPDD encoded by the coding sequence ATGTCTCACATCCTCGTTGTCGAAGACGAGCCGCACCTGGCGATGGGCCTGCGCTTCAATCTCGAAGCCGACGGCCACGCGGTGACGCTCGTCGGCGACGGCGAGGCGGCGCTCGCACACCTGGCCGAACCGTCGCGCCAGTTCGACACCATCGTGCTCGACGTGATGCTGCCGGGTATCGACGGCTTCGACGTGACGCGGACGCTGCGCGACCGCGGCGACTACGTGCCCATCCTGATGCTCACGGCGCGCGGACGCCCCGAAGACGTGCTCCGGGGTTTTGACGCCGGCGTCGACGACTACCTGACGAAGCCCTTCGAACTCCCGATTCTGCTCGCACGCGTGCGCGGCCTGCTGCGTCGCAGCACCTGGGCACGCACGCCACCGCCTGAGCCACAGCCGGAGGTCTACCACTTCGCCGGCAACACGTTCGATCCGTCGACGCTCGAACTGCGCGTGGGAACGCTGCCATATCACCTGACGGCGATGGAGGCCGACCTCCTGCTGTACCTGCTGCGCAATGCCGGCAGGATCGTCTCGCGCAAGGCCATCCTCGAAGACGTGTGGGACCTGCACGAGGACACCGACACGCGCGCGATCGACAACTTCATCGTGCGGCTGCGCCGGTTCCTCAACGAGGATCCCACGCAGCCCCGCCACGTCGTCACCGTGCGCGGCGTGGGTTACCGCTTCATCGCGGAGCCTCACGTCCCCGCGCGCACGGAGGCACCCGGCGCGACGCGCGAGTCACCGCGCGACGCGCCGGACGACTGA
- a CDS encoding HAMP domain-containing histidine kinase has product MTRRNTATIVFVTLCVVLVAAAITLNIGWVYLHGRSLLTLVLGVLAFALIIAGIIVYTVFLVRELRRNDQQDAFLNAVTHELKTPIASIRLYLQTLQARQVSDEQRAEFYNVMLADADRLQQTVEQVLKAGAAGQRVGLAHTSPVDVATLADEAITIARQRHHLSPETMTLASVTPGDAIVDGDADALRSVFSNLLDNAVKYSRDTVHVALDVAVPAGDVVRVRVTDKGVGIPQAQLKRIFRRFHRFQWRGSKVKGTGLGLYIVRSIVRDHGGRVFAASDGEGRGSTFTVELPRMGQS; this is encoded by the coding sequence GTGACCCGCAGGAACACGGCGACGATCGTCTTCGTGACGCTCTGCGTCGTCCTCGTGGCGGCGGCGATCACGCTCAACATCGGCTGGGTCTACCTGCACGGCCGCAGCCTCCTCACCCTCGTGCTGGGCGTGCTGGCGTTCGCGCTCATCATCGCCGGCATCATCGTCTACACCGTGTTTCTCGTCCGCGAACTCCGTCGCAACGACCAGCAGGACGCGTTTCTGAACGCGGTCACGCACGAACTGAAGACGCCGATCGCGTCGATCCGCCTGTACCTGCAGACGCTCCAGGCGCGACAGGTGAGCGACGAGCAGCGCGCCGAGTTCTACAACGTCATGCTGGCCGACGCAGACAGGCTGCAGCAGACCGTGGAGCAGGTGCTCAAGGCCGGCGCGGCCGGCCAGCGAGTAGGGCTCGCACACACGTCGCCCGTCGACGTGGCGACGCTCGCCGACGAAGCGATCACCATCGCGCGTCAGCGACATCACTTGTCCCCGGAGACGATGACCCTGGCCAGCGTGACGCCGGGCGACGCCATCGTCGACGGCGACGCCGACGCGCTGCGATCGGTGTTCTCGAACCTGCTCGACAACGCCGTCAAGTATTCGCGCGACACGGTGCACGTGGCTCTCGACGTCGCGGTGCCGGCCGGAGACGTCGTGCGCGTGCGCGTGACCGACAAGGGGGTCGGCATCCCGCAAGCGCAACTGAAGCGCATCTTCAGGCGCTTCCACAGGTTCCAGTGGCGCGGGTCGAAGGTGAAGGGGACGGGACTGGGCCTCTACATCGTGCGGTCCATCGTGCGCGATCACGGCGGACGCGTGTTCGCGGCGAGCGACGGAGAAGGCCGTGGTTCCACCTTCACCGTCGAACTCCCCCGCATGGGGCAGTCCTGA
- a CDS encoding fatty acid desaturase — MSAPVKITSLYGRKAAEGQGYNWITIIAMTAFHIGAVAAFFYIDFGAIMSAVIMWFVAGSLGIGMAYHRLLTHRGFKTYKWMEYFLTVCGTLALEGGPIFWVATHRIHHQHSDHEGDPHTPREGTFWAHMGWIFMGKAMHHDTAVLRRYVPDLSKDPVHVWLTTWHWVPQVVLGLAFLAFGGIPYVLWGIFFRTTYGLHATWLVNSATHIWGSRRFKTKDDSTNLWWVALVTFGEGWHNNHHAHPVSARHGLAWYELDINYINISILRMLGLVWDVKVARLEHVHRMPQQTDDAVDISEASPAVE; from the coding sequence ATGAGCGCACCCGTCAAGATCACGTCCCTGTACGGCCGGAAGGCTGCGGAAGGCCAGGGCTACAACTGGATCACCATCATCGCGATGACGGCGTTCCACATCGGAGCCGTCGCCGCGTTCTTCTACATCGATTTCGGCGCGATCATGTCTGCCGTCATCATGTGGTTCGTGGCCGGCAGCCTCGGTATCGGCATGGCGTATCACCGCCTGCTGACGCATCGCGGCTTCAAGACCTACAAGTGGATGGAGTACTTCCTCACCGTGTGCGGCACGCTCGCACTCGAGGGCGGCCCCATCTTCTGGGTGGCCACGCACCGCATCCATCACCAGCACTCCGACCACGAGGGCGACCCGCACACGCCGCGCGAGGGCACCTTCTGGGCGCACATGGGATGGATCTTCATGGGCAAGGCGATGCACCACGACACCGCGGTGCTGCGCCGCTACGTGCCGGACCTGAGCAAGGATCCCGTCCACGTGTGGCTCACCACGTGGCACTGGGTGCCGCAGGTGGTGCTCGGCCTCGCGTTCCTCGCCTTCGGCGGCATCCCGTATGTGCTCTGGGGCATCTTCTTCCGCACGACGTACGGCCTGCACGCCACCTGGCTGGTCAACTCGGCCACGCACATCTGGGGGTCGCGCCGCTTCAAGACCAAGGACGACTCCACCAACCTGTGGTGGGTCGCGCTCGTCACGTTCGGCGAAGGCTGGCACAACAACCATCACGCGCACCCCGTGTCGGCGCGACACGGCCTGGCCTGGTACGAACTCGACATCAACTACATCAACATCAGCATCCTGCGCATGCTGGGCCTGGTGTGGGACGTCAAGGTCGCGCGCCTCGAGCACGTCCACCGCATGCCCCAGCAGACCGACGACGCCGTCGACATCTCCGAGGCATCACCGGCAGTCGAGTAG
- a CDS encoding NAD(P)-binding protein, giving the protein MIPPRPPSRREFLSAALIGLTQKAGRRIAGGYVNESHVIGHRLRDGGNFSAPREERRASIVIVGGGMAGLCAGWRLATRGVNDFVILEMEAQAGGNARWGENDVTAYPWGAHYVPVPGKAAGLVRELFIDLGVFDGHSWDERHLVHAPDERLFLHGRWQEGLEPQVGPTRRDRDQFARFAARMADLRASGRFTIPMAAATDLRRPPPEDALSMAAWLDREGLDSPWLRWMVDYACRDDYGGLAQDVSAWAGILYFAARDADDTGPLTWPEGNGWIVRRLLQRLDGRVETGRLTYRVERSGRAWRVLTPETAWTADVVIVAAPVHVATRLVPEAPRPTLTSAPWVTANLTLDRWPRERGFPVAWDNVIFDSPALGYVVATHQHLRRHVPRTVWTYYWALADRPATEARAWLLGQEYATLRDRILVDLARAHPDIVECVSRVDVMRFGHAMVRPTPGLLSDPQWRALQEGHDGLFYAHSDLSGLALFEEAQYRGVLAADRALVRLGSAKGARG; this is encoded by the coding sequence ATGATCCCCCCCCGCCCCCCGTCGCGTCGTGAGTTCCTGTCTGCGGCCCTGATCGGGCTGACGCAGAAGGCCGGACGGAGGATTGCGGGCGGGTACGTCAACGAATCGCATGTCATCGGTCACCGGTTACGCGACGGCGGCAACTTCTCCGCCCCGCGTGAGGAGCGGCGCGCGTCGATCGTCATCGTCGGCGGCGGGATGGCGGGCCTGTGCGCGGGGTGGCGGCTGGCGACACGTGGCGTGAACGATTTCGTCATCCTGGAGATGGAGGCGCAGGCGGGCGGCAACGCGCGGTGGGGCGAGAACGACGTCACCGCATATCCGTGGGGCGCGCACTACGTACCCGTCCCTGGCAAGGCGGCCGGTCTCGTACGAGAGCTGTTCATCGACCTCGGCGTGTTCGACGGCCACTCGTGGGACGAACGGCACCTGGTCCACGCGCCCGACGAGCGGCTGTTCCTCCATGGGCGATGGCAGGAAGGGCTCGAACCGCAGGTGGGCCCCACGCGGAGGGACCGCGACCAGTTCGCGAGGTTCGCGGCGCGCATGGCGGACCTGCGCGCGTCGGGCCGATTCACCATCCCGATGGCCGCCGCCACAGACCTCAGACGTCCGCCGCCGGAAGACGCGCTGTCGATGGCCGCGTGGCTCGATCGGGAAGGCCTCGATTCCCCGTGGCTCCGCTGGATGGTGGACTACGCCTGCCGCGACGACTACGGCGGCCTCGCGCAGGACGTGTCGGCATGGGCGGGCATCCTCTATTTCGCCGCGCGCGACGCCGACGACACGGGCCCGCTCACGTGGCCCGAAGGCAACGGCTGGATCGTGCGCCGCCTGCTGCAGCGTCTCGATGGGCGCGTCGAAACGGGCAGGCTGACGTATCGCGTCGAACGGAGCGGACGCGCGTGGCGCGTGCTGACGCCGGAGACCGCGTGGACGGCCGACGTGGTGATCGTCGCGGCGCCGGTCCACGTCGCGACACGCCTCGTGCCCGAAGCGCCGCGGCCGACACTCACGTCGGCGCCGTGGGTGACCGCCAATCTCACGCTGGATCGCTGGCCGCGCGAACGCGGCTTCCCCGTCGCGTGGGACAACGTGATCTTCGACTCGCCCGCGCTCGGCTACGTCGTGGCGACGCACCAACACTTGCGCCGGCACGTCCCGCGCACGGTGTGGACCTACTACTGGGCGCTGGCGGACCGTCCGGCCACCGAAGCCCGCGCGTGGCTGCTCGGCCAGGAGTACGCGACGCTGCGCGATCGGATCCTGGTGGACCTGGCGCGCGCGCATCCCGACATCGTCGAGTGCGTGTCGCGCGTGGACGTCATGCGCTTCGGCCATGCGATGGTCCGCCCCACGCCCGGCCTGCTCTCCGATCCGCAGTGGCGCGCGCTCCAGGAGGGCCACGACGGCCTGTTCTACGCCCACTCGGACCTGAGCGGCCTCGCCCTGTTCGAAGAAGCCCAGTATCGAGGCGTCCTCGCCGCCGACCGCGCCCTCGTCCGCCTCGGCAGCGCCAAAGGTGCCAGGGGCTGA